Proteins from one Xiphophorus hellerii strain 12219 chromosome 8, Xiphophorus_hellerii-4.1, whole genome shotgun sequence genomic window:
- the bspry gene encoding B box and SPRY domain-containing protein, whose translation MSVSLPCSAHLLHLCHSAGPHRYESHSSAGAHLFSYCAMTEGFTECDLTCSSPTTSVETLNAVACLKIDPEQPIFSVLTGGMKEQQPKQEEADIAVSHQSTCGGSGGGATSPTSAASDTESGIFSVESEVCAEHDSELDWFCATEQKLICSRCANAGPCREHSVAPLARRVGVVRNQLVDVCEKIQLQALGIEKFIQQTLVAKEQKLQASASRAREQVLAQVAAAREALEEEEQRLLEQVQREEERVEQCLLTQRAHWNHALTSLSQTRSRLVHTLTHAGDAQLVTSVQEIAERVEEAEGVGKPCDTDQLNLNPACIDSKLLRGLWATALLLGPNAYGSPLLKFDERTVSPLLSLSEDLRTLTFLQKKPRQSLPYDPARFDSWPNALGSLSMSSGTHSWIVDVGKSGAFKIGVCYSSLERKGSENEARLGYNSKSWVLSRYDGDYSYCHAGKKVPLQVVTRPQRIGLLLDWLSQTLLFYEPDSGSVLHSVTQPFNAPLLPAFAVTDRSITILH comes from the exons ATGTCCGTGTCACTTCCGTGTTCCGCTCACCTGTTACACCTGTGTCACAGCGCTGGTCCGCATAGGTACGAGTCTCACAGCTCCGCCGGTGCGCACCTGTTCTCCTATTGTGCCATGACTGAGGGATTTACCGAATGTGACTTAACATGCTCGTCTCCTACTACATCTGTGGAGACCTTAAATGCCGTGGCATGCCTGAAAATTGATCCCGAGCAGCCCATTTTCTCTGTGCTGACCGGCGGTATGAAGGAGCAGCAGCCGAAGCAGGAGGAGGCGGACATTGCCGTGTCCCATCAGAGCACCTGCGGCGGCAGCGGCGGGGGAGCTACCTCACCGACGTCCGCCGCCTCTGACACCGAGTCCGGCATCTTCTCCGTGGAAAGCGAGGTCTGCGCGGAGCACGACTCCGAGCTGGACTGGTTCTGCGCCACGGAGCAGAAACTCATCTGTTCCCGCTGCGCCAACGCGGGCCCCTGTCGGGAACACAGCGTGGCCCCGCTGGCCCGCAGAGTCGGCGTGGTCAGG aaccagctggtGGATGTGTGTGAAAAAATCCAGCTGCAGGCCCTGGGGATAGAGAAGTTCATCCAGCAAACACTGGTGGCCAAAGAGCAAAAGCTGCAG GCGTCGGCTAGCAGGGCGAGGGAGCAGGTGCTCGCGCAGGTCGCCGCCGCCCGCGAGgccctggaggaggaggagcagcgcCTCCTGGAGCAGGTGCAGAGGGAGGAGGAGCGGGTGGAGCAGTGCCTCCTCACTCAGAGAGCTCACTGGAACCACGCTCTGACGAGTCTGTCTCAAACACGCTCCCGCTTGGTGCACACGCTGACGCACGCTGGCGACGCACAGCTGGTG ACCAGTGTCCAAGAAATTGCTGAAAG gGTGGAGGAAGCTGAAGGAGTCGGGAAGCCCTGTGACACCGACCAGCTCAACTTGAACCCAGCCTGTATTGACAGCAAGCTGCTGAGGGGCCTCTGGGCGACTGCTCTGCTGCTGGGGCCCAACG CTTATGGATCACCTCTGTTAAAGTTTGATGAGCGCACAGTCAGCCCACTCCTCTCCCTCTCTGAAGACCTACGCACTTTGACTTTCCTCCAAAAGAAGCCCCGCCAGTCTCTCCCGTACGACCCAGCTCGCTTTGACTCCTGGCCCAATGCTTTGGGATCTCTGTCCATGTCGTCTGGCACCCACAGCTGGATAGTGGACGTCGGCAAAAGTGGCGCCTTTAAGATCGGGGTCTGCTACTCCTCTCTGGAGCGCAAAGGTTCTGAGAACGAGGCGCGGCTAGGCTACAACAGTAAGTCGTGGGTGCTGTCCCGCTATGATGGCGACTATTCCTACTGCCACGCAGGGAAGAAGGTTCCCCTGCAGGTGGTGACGAGGCCCCAGCGGATCGGCCTGCTGCTGGACTGGCTGAGCCAGACGCTGCTGTTTTACGAGCCAGACTCTGGTTCTGTGCTGCACTCTGTCACTCAGCCCTTCAATGCGCCGCTGCTTCCGGCGTTTGCTGTGACTGACCGCAGCATCACCATACTGCACTGA